The region AACATGGATGTTCGTATTGTGCTTGTCTTGTGATGTGACTGAAAAAGACAAGGAAATATATTCATCGATGTTTTCCCATGCGACACCTTACATTGTTGCTTTCGCAAGTTAATATCATAAAAAATGCACAACAACTTACTTCACATAATATACTCCGTACTCTGGAGATTCTATTCTCTCCCAACCTGTCGGTAGACCCTCTTTTTCAAGTGGATGAGACCAGTGTGTAGTTTTAGTATTGTGATCAATATAGTATTTTCTACCACGCAGAGTGAAGTCGACCGACCAGCCTGGTGGCAGTGGTAACTCTTCTGGTGGTTCCCCTCTTGAACTTGGTCTCTCCGAGTGCCTCCTATTGTACCTGAATAAGTATGAGAACTACATAAGCAATGAAATTGCATAGTGATACAGGAgtacaaaataatttacacAACATGTTATTGATTATTGACTAAGGTACCAAATTATTCTACCCAGAGTTTTGGCAATACGGAGTCTGATTATAATCTTCATAACCTAAATCAATTTCAGAAGGCAggtaaggtaattgaggtgttTGAATCCTATCCAAATGATATTCAGAACCAGCATATTGGTTCACATAGGTGTGCGAAATTGCAGGGGACAATTCAGGATGATACATCGGAGTCGGAGTACGTGAGGTCGTCCCGTCGCTGGAAGTAACAGAAAGGCTGGCAAAtctgttgaaaaatgattagTTAGTGTACAAATAGGAATAACAAAAATCGAACAGAGACTGTTCAAAGTAAGCATCGACATGTGAAAAATGTTGCTCTTCGTTTAGACTTGTGTAGACCAAACAATGTCGATAATATCTATTCAATTatgagatgaaattttataatcaacCGTTGTGTAGGAAGCCTCTTACTAACATGTAGTTGGCTGTAAGAAAAGTACCAAATGTTGGCACATTCTAACTATGCAACAAGTGATCTTATTGCAGGTAGAAAGAAAagtaatggaaaaataaatattttcatagaaTTATGCAGGATCAACAAAAATCAAATACATTTCTAGTATTGGAATATGCATACCTTTGAGCTAAATCTGGAACCGAGCTATTGGGTGTATATTTGCCCTCGTGACTTCCTAATCCAACTGCGCTCATAGTTGTTTTTGTGTTTCCAAATTTTTGGACCATACTTGGCTGTTGAACTACAGGCTATAAAAAGGACAGACATGATAGGTTTGTTTATACACTTTGAACCGGTCAGACATGTTTACCAACGCCATCGTGAGAAAACTGAAAAGCAGCTCATGAGATACTACGAATGAGTTATTCTTTTATATTATCTTGCTCAtagtatttttatacaaatgaATACCCAACTCttgctttttcattttcatgtGCATACTCACAGCTTTGATTGAGCAACAATCAAAAACTCTTACCGCAGACGATGGTATAGATGATTGATTAaatcttcttattcttctgaCTGGTTCGGTTGTCCATACGTTGATAACTAAGTAGTCAATTTAACATTATATAAACTTATAGGAGTACGTTATTCAAAGAGTAGTTCATAGACTTCTAAGAATGCTTGCTGGTCGTTTTCGCGCAGCAAATAGTGATAAAGCAATTGAATACTCACTAGGCATTTCGGGgggtgtttcttttttaacatATTTCCCAACGACGCCTTCTTTAATTGTACGCAAATCTTTGTTTTTACGTGACAGCATATTTATCGTACACTTATGAACGTTGCAAATTGAATTAACTTACATGAAGCAGATTTACATTGAAAGGACTTATATCGAATGTGTCGTTTACATATTATTTCGACCGTGTGGGTATGTGTTAATACTGGACTGGGCTTTCATAATATACAAATGTCTGTAacgaggtgaaatttttcaacattttgatAGTCACTACTTTAGGACGACATGAATAACTAAAAATTATCGAGGGAATTAACCCCGTTTCCACTTCAATATGTCAAATCGTGAACTGACAACTACTTCGGATAACCACACAGTAACGCGCAGTCCGTCTGTTACACCCTTTACCCTTAAGGTGGGATTTCATGTGCAGGAAAAAGCATCAGCAGtttagtaacttactagaAAAATACTAACATCTGTTTGGTGATTTGCCGCAGCAGCAGCGCTgctcataaaaaaatgtcttgCGTTTGTTGCTCTGTTGTTCGGAAGAATGAACTTCAAGTGGCGTAACTTGCGCCGGATGTGCTAGTAACTTTCAGTGAATTACTTTGATGCTGCCCATAAAATCCCAGCCTGTAGGGCATTCTTATAATTAGAGCAGATGTTGCACCACGGAGCAATATAAATGAAGcattgactgaagatatacaAACTGCGTCAACGCGCGTGAATCCAAGCCGCGGCTATTGAAATAACTTACAATCTGGCTGGGAGATTGCGTTCTCATTGATTACAAATCAACCTTTGTAAACATTcatttgaactattttcaaatgATTAATCCCCATATTTTCGTAGTAGTGATTACAAAACATGGCATCAAGTTCGACAATCACTATCCTCGTTTCGTGTCATTCCCAGCGAATATTAAGATTGGCCAGGTAACAATTAGTACAatattaatatacatgtacgagAAAGATTGGAATATCCTTTACTAATGTTTTCTATACTACTGTTCTGGCACTTTGGAATATTCGAAACAGCTCGAAgctgacgaaaaaaaaattccttgcTTTTTCACACCCCCGAATCTGGACGTAATTACATACTAATTTCAGCCATATTTGGCAAATCGGTCTTCTGTTTGTAGGCTACCTACAAAGATACGAAATATCAGATTATAAAGATTATTGAGTTCCATAAGTGATATGAATTTTAAGAGGAGGAATAAAGCCGAAAATAAACTAAGCTTTTTCGTGATTGGAAGAATCAATTGATTCTTTATCAACTTTTTGCAGTGATACAGAGGTCTATACAAAATACACAAAGCTACTCATTTCATCACAAATAGTTTAATATTCATTCTCTTCTTTATGCGGAGGTTTATTTCAGAGAAAGCGTACTTTTCTTTAACATCAGTTTTCTCACACAGATCGACACTAAGTGACGTAATTGGTCGGATATAACGAAATAGGTTAATGAAATCAGTTAATGTCTTGTTGTGTCAGAAAAGCGACATAAACGGAAAGTGACCAGCGTCTATCTCTTTCTCCAGAACTCCCACTATCGCAGTGATCATTCCAGTATTATTTCAGTGTAGCGCACAATATGCTCTAAAAAGAATgcagtttcgaaaattttcaggtaagttgaaaaattaacgacggagccaggaatcgaacctggtatctagagatgctttgccggagacttattctactagaccacctagccgtcCTCACTACaatgtcattaatttctctcatcacctgtattcgaaattgtttttgttttcgtgtgccgtGATATATGCTCTAAGGGCTGCCGTTCCATGGTCCAGAATTTATACCGTCTCCACGAACCCGGAATCCAGTGACTTATCAAGCCCTAATCAGAGGCGTTCTGGCTCCACTGATTTACGGGATGCATTCTTCCTACGGTCCCATGATACGGAATTGACACGCATGGAACGATCGCCTGCGAATTGCGATCGTTCCTCTTAGGTCCTGAATTAGAAATGCGCTACTGTGATTAGGTGTCGGCAACTTCCGGCCTGTGCATTCCGTGTTATGGGATACCCGATGCTGCAGAGCGGATTCGTGTTACCCACACTAGCATATGTATTGTTTACATGCTTGTGCTTCGCGTTTAACCTCTTTTTTGGTAAAGGAATTGTAATATTGTCTTGGTATCCATCGCGGCTGTATGGATGAAATGGAAGGCAGTACCGCCGAGACAGAGAGAAGTGCTTCGCCACAAGTTGTTACGATTCATGTGCATTTACGATGTTTTGGAGTCAGAAAATGATCGTGATAAACGTAAACTTTGGGTTCGCCCGATATTTAGTGCAGAGATGCGATTTCAGCAGAGTGCAAGTGACAACTTGATAAGCGAAATGGAGTCAGTTGACAACGACAAATACGTGAATTATTTTCGGATGACACCCGGACTTTTCTATGAATTACTTGCTTTGATAGAACCTGATCTGACAAAACAGACCGTGGTTTGTTATACAGATACAGAGATTTGTTTGACAGTTCGCAAGTACTGGTAGAGCACACGGAACGGAATTTCCGGAACGCCTCTGATTAGGGCTTGAAAAGTTACTGGATTCCGGGTTCGCGGAGACGGAACAAATTCCGCACCATGGGACGACAGCCTCACTTGCCGGCCTATCAAAAAATCACTGGCTGCACTTTGTGCGCATCGAGTGCGATTTCACTAGGATTCTGCTTCTACTATTGGTTTAACACTAGGGAAATTGCACTCAGTGTGTACCGTGTGCAACCAGTGCAAAACGTCGTGATATAGttagtgtataatatatcacTGATGCGCACTAAATGCAGCGAGTGAAAAATCCGACAGCATTATAGCAATTTAGTACGCAAAGATGCTACGCAGACCAATCCTATTCAAAATCATGCAACCCAATATTATCCTACATAAACTTATGCTACACAATATTGTACTACACAAAAAATACTTTAAAGGACTAACTTCGTACGATGACTGAAAACTGTCATTTCCATCAATGCTTCATACATGGTACTATGTTCGAAAAAAGTTATGATTTAAATTCAAAGTTATGATTCATATTGCTTAAATCTCTATACTTATACAGTTCGTTGAGTTAATTGACATGGGCTTTGTAAAGCTGCAACATTTTGTCTCTAATTGCCCACACGTGTGAAATTTACccattaaacattttttttcttcagattttCACTCTGGGCAGGATGACTTTGTGTAGGAGAGTATTGTGTTGTATAATTTTGTGCAGGATAATATTCAGTGTTTATAATTTCGTGAAGGATAATTTTGTGTCGGATGATTTATATGTGGAATAATTTTCCGCAGCATGAATTTTGTGTAGGATCATTTTGTGTAGGTCAATCATGTATAGCATAATTTTGTGCATGATCGTTCTGTGTAACATCGGCGCGTACTCATCTGTGCTACGGAAAGGCAAGGCAAAGCGTCTTTATATCAGTCACTATCGGTGCAGAGTTTCATTAGATTGATCAATGAAAAGTACAACTATTTTCGTGTTTTTTACTTTGGGAGTGAAACGAACGACTGAAAATGTTACGATTAGTGTTTTAAGCGCTCCTTCTTCCTTTTACGTCACTGATTATGTCTATGGATTTTTACGGAGATTGAATTTCCATAATCCTTAAGCAAAAAACAGAAGCCATCGCACATGCGCATTATTCGTTGGATTTTACAAATGCGCATGCTCCGTGGCTTCTGTATTCTACTTACGTCTTATGCTATTTTATGTGCTCAGGCTTCTAGAGTGTAAGCGAACAGGGAACCATTAAGGGTATCACCGTGGCCAGATTGGCGTACAGCCAATACTGTCCTTGTCCCTCGACTCGATTTCTGATGGAAATGGCGTCACGCTGCCGCAtgggggggtggggggtaTGATCTAAGGCTATTAGTCGCTATCTCTCTCGGCAAGATCAGCTCTATGGAAAAGCATACGCGGTGCTCGTTCCAGTCATTAGAGTATATTTCAGTATAGAATAACAACGATTCACCACGAAGTGGCGCGATCTATCGAGCTCGTAATTGTTCGTTAAATATCGGGTGTCTCCGGCAGTATCCCGATGATTCCCGAAGACACATTACTATTTTCAGGCACAGGGGCACTTCTTGACGGGTTTTCATTAAGTGAAGGGCAACGgtgggaataatttttttctttttaatttaaaattttacgtgCGGTCGATGCATAAATTTTAGTGTCGTGTACGCGTGAGCCGGACAATGTTGGAGCGCGTCTCGGCAGGTATTGGAGCCTGATGGTTGgtgtgaaaatgaaacaagttTGTCGCTACGAGCAGCTGATGGCGGCTGAGTGCTGTTTGAGCCTCCGTGTGTCTTGGTCTTGCCACCCCGTTTAAGAACATCATACGACTCGCGAATAAACCGAAACCACGCCACCTTCACCGCCCTGCGCCAACTACTCAAcctgtattaaaaatataaaccgTGATCAAATCCTCGGCGTCTTGTctgtgtgtgaaaattttcctgCCAGACCGAAGAGATCCCCTCTTCTCGATAAGCGTGTGTAGTTCGGAGGCCAAGTGTGGCTGAAAAAGCATAACGGTGCTTGGGGGACGAACGAAGAATGTACACGTAGCTGCCATCCGCACCTAACGTTTTACCTTTCGTTATATTCAATAACCGTGCCGACGGTAGAAAAATCTCGGTGGATAGAACCAGGCCGCCCACGGATTACATATTCCTCCACTCGTACGTAGGTTCATACGTATTGTGGCGTGGCGTGTGTGGCGTGCGTACGCGCGCGTGATACGTGATACCTGCATACACTTGCTTCAAAGTTAAATATTTGTCCCCAGGCGAAGATTTCGAGACTGGCAGTCGGGGTGGCCGCGATAATAACTTGGTGAAAATCCTTGACGCTCGCGACAAGGAGGAGCCGcagccgccgccgccgccgccgccaccgCTTGCGGGGTCCGATCAGTGAGATTGAACCAGTGAATagctgaagaaaaaagaagagcgAAAAGAATCGAGCAAAAAACCTTCTCCTCTCGTCGAGTCGCCGTCGAGTCCAGGCTACCACCAAAAGTAACGAGGAACGATAGGTGGAGACGAACAGACTAAAAACGGCGGCCTACCGACTCGACAGAAACATTCGGCCCGGCGCTCCGTGCGTCTGACAACGCCTAGACAATATCCTTCGCCCGCCCTCTTCCAACTCAGTTCCAAGTTTCAATCACGCATCCGCGTCTTTCGCGTCATCCGCTGAAGCTCGgttactcatttttttttttttttttttatcccatgCATCTACAGTAACCCAATTTCGCATCACATCGTCACTTACCACTCTCCACACCCCTCCTTTTCCCTCGAGCCTACCTTCTTAAACACGCGCGCGCACTCGCACACACACTACACGCATACATACTACAcaacacacgcacgcacacttACAGACACGGGCACACAAGGTGTACGTACAGGCGTAACACACCTCTGCgcgtttgaaacttttctgTTTACCTGCTTTATCCCTTTGGTTCGTCGTGCGGTTCCTGGGTGCCATTGCATCAAATACTAGTGGATAAGAttattcggaatttttctaagctcaagtgaaaataaatatcgaaaCATAGTTTGCGCTGGCTTCAAAGTTACTCCAGTTTGTTGTGCTGTGTTGTGGGGCAGTTGTGAGTGTTAAAAGTGATTGTTTGATCGCGTAATGGTGTGGTCTCGTCGGCGCGGGCCCACCACCCTTCTTTAACCACGTCTGACACAGCGAAAGGGCAGCAGAGGCTAGAGCGTGATACCAACGTCGTCTCCGCCTCCAGCTCCCACAGTGCCTCCATCGTACCACCAAACATGTCATCTGCAACGTTCGTTGACCGGATAGATCCCTTTGCCAAACGCTCCCTCAAAAAGAAGTCGAAAAAGACTCAGGGATCGTCACGATACCGAAACTCCCAAGATGTAGAACTGCTCCAGCTTGCCCAGCTCAAAGGTAAGAGACATAGCTCTGTATTCATAATCGTCGACTGTTATTTTTGTACATGATCCCTGAATCATTTCTTTGCTTTTATATACATTTCAAACGATTCTAAGATTTTTTAGATATGTAAAGAGAAGAAACAAAACTTATGCAAgataagaatttttaaactcCATGTATGTTCAGACTTTTGGggggaatatttttgaaaaactgtttttaggacacaaaatttttttttaatatcgtgTTGCTACAGCGATTTATTaggaaatttcaaatgcaaaCTCGCACAGATTAAAGAACCTACGAAATTTTCTGTCGCCGAATCTAGAGGTAATCGCAGTAAGAATCATTTACGTGTCGACGAAGTCTAATGTGAATAAGATAATGCTACTGAAGTTGGTAATGTTAACGTAACAAAAtgtcgaaacaaaaatttctatttcgcACGTTTAGAATAACCGAATGAGGATGAAGTTAATAACGGTTACAGTAACGATGCGTGTTTGGGAAAAATCATTACTTGGCACATTTAGAATTGtccgaaatttagtaaaccatgtaaaacaaaacatactcataCATTTTGAAAAGTCAACTCTCTGAAGGTCATTCAGAAATTGCACAACAGTGATTTTTTCCCCCGGTGTTTCGTTGtgttaacgttaccaacttcagtcTCGTTAgatgatattaaaaaatttctgattcATAAAATTGTAGCATGGCTTTTAATATCGCGTTTTTAATGCCAATCAATACGCTTACTAATTTGAAGTTGAAGCTAGCAGCCGGAGTTAGCAGCCAAACGTGTTgaactttttggaaatagaaaaatgcagtCCAGATTTATCTTCATAATTCTACGAAAGTATTGGGGGTTTGAGGTActtcacaaaattttgattcttgGACTTCACTACCTTATTTGAGTGAACATTAGAACGTTTGGCTTGAAGTAATTCTAGAGTCGCAAAATACAGAGTTATTCTAAAAATACATCACTATAATAACGTGACAAACTTGAGCCAAGGgtgtcaagaaaaaaaatgcacacAATTTATTGTGTAGTATGTTATTCATTaactgaattttattattcatatttcgtTGCGTTAACATCAAGATTTTCAAACTCATATGTTTCAatcgatcaagcttgatcAAAAACTTGAGTTATCACCTCGGTTATCACCAATACTGAGTTTGGATGGTGAATGCGAAGGTGAACGGGTATAGTTCAGTGTAATATTTAAACCTAAGTTCACTTTTTCATGCTTCCTGATAccatataaaatttcaaattcgattttacCCAAACATGAACTTACacatataatttttgttttatagaATATGTTCGATCGTgtacattgaaataaaaattcgagtaatttatatttcactattttttttttgataaccATTTCtaataattgaattacaaatttatcaaatcatactaattttttaaaaaaaaaaaaaaagaacatcgTTGCAcaaggtgaaaatttttcgtgaaCGAGCTAGTATGACGGAagaagttaattttttacatttcggTTTGGACGTTTTGGACTTCAAGTATAGtagacaaaaataaatactgtTTATACATGTAAAGTTGCCTTTTGATTAGAAGAAAATGTGACAGAATGTTATTAGGATTGTGAGTGAAAAGAATATTAACTTCAAATAACTGTATTCATTGGAATTAAAAATGCGATATTAAAAGTCATGCTACAGTTTTATgaatcagaaattttttaatgttttctaacaaggctgaagttggtaacgttaacgtacCGAAACGTCAGGAGAAAACATCATTATTGTGCAATTTCTGAATGACTTTCAGTGAGTTGACTTTTCGAAGTATACGAGCACGACTTGTTCATCctggtttactaaatttctgACAATCCTAAATGTACGAGGTAACATCttttcctaaacatgcatcgttactgtagtgttactaacttcatcctcatgtCTTCAAAGGATAGACTCATAAGTAGATTACGAAcaaggtaagaaaaaaaatcaaccgcaTGTCTCAACAAGCTAGTCATTCCATTAACGCTATCGCTGGGTTAATAACTTTAGTTCAGAAATAATTATCACGAGGTTGAGATTACTGATCTGAATGCAATAATGAATTCTTTAGAAAAATTGCTATTTTGCAACTTCAGTATTGTCTGAAATGCAGTAATATGTAATCAGGTGAAGCATACTCATGTTTTACACTTAACTTCGTCAAAGCCATTCTACAGTTGCAAAATAGTGCCTTTTTCGAATTGCTgtttcacttttatttcacGAAATTCAACGTCATGGACAATCGGTATCTAAGAAATTGTTAATTGCTTTAAAACGGTGCACCATGTGCCATTTGACGTGTACAAGAACTGTGTTGCACACCGAGTGTGAAGTTGCCGTAATAACTCCTCTTATAATAAGAGTTAAAAATTTGAGGGAAATTGTGAGTTGatgtgataaaattaatataattgtaagAATATGACAACGTACACACAGTTTTAAAGTTGAAGTGCAGCAGCGGTAATGTTCACAACAAAAATCATGGATATTTCGATCGTTACTTACAAGTTTTATTAAACTAATTTTCTTCCCGATCAAAGTTTTTCGGGATTCTTTTCAACATTAGCTGTCAAATGTTACAAACAAAACAATACTGTTAGTTTTGGAGCCATACCAGTGTTACAGAAAGATTACGTagaaactgatttttataTTCGCACCACAGTGCAGCCATTCAAGAATGAAACATTCGAATTACGATTAACACTTGGAACGTGATTTAATGTGAGGTACGATAAATAGAATCGGTAAAGAATACTAGAAGGTAGAACAGAAACGgtgtaacaaatttcaaaaccaTATGTAAtggtaataacaataatataagaattatttcataataatatttataagcCGTATTTATAGTAATATCGTTTCACGATACTTTCGTATTcaccggggggggggggatttcTGTGATTTCGAACATACTCTTTTAGCCGTTGAAGAATTCAAAGCCTAGCGCGTCACGTAACTAGTAATCACTGGCTAGTTGGAGACACGGTGTTGGAACTTGGCCAGTTCACGTATCTACTAATTCCCAGGTACTCTCAACACATGGCTTGCAGATTCCGAATTACCCTCCCTAACTTACCTACAGATGATAATCAGCCTTTGTTCCTATGACATCACCCCCCATGTCGTTCATTCCGGGGTGGCTGGTTTAATTAATTGCTTGCAGCCCTCGAAATCGCTACTCGTGATACGCagtttaaaaaatcgtaaacgCTCGTTTATTGCATACTCGCCACGAGCGAAACTGACGTAGCCGGTTTTGCCTGAAGCCCGCATGCGCGCgactctctctcactctctcgctctctcgctctctcgctctctcgctcAAGGGTCGGGTGGCCGGTATTCGATAAATGACCCTATAGATATgtcgaacaaaaaagttcggTACGAGACGACGGTTGACCTGGAATCCAACAGATGTCACTATGTCTTTACAGGCGAGGAGGAACCAATGCTTTAATGCTGTTCCTACAAGAGCTTAGCATATAATGAGCATTTTACTGCGCAGCAGTGAGTATGATGCGGGGACCAATCTTGTACTCAAGATTCAAATTACCGCTACCTATTAATAATGTTACAGGTAGATTCATACGTAGTACTATTATCTCTGTGGAGCTAAGCCGAATAgttattgaatatttgaaaattttcttttcttattttctacAGTCGAGATTAGTTAATGAAAATTGCATTCTGTAATGGTGTATACAGGGTGGTCCGTTTAACTCTGCCAGCCACCTCGAATAATTTCGTTGTTAttgattgtataaaaaaatgttgtttggAAAAGATGTTGCATGTGAAGGTAGAAGATAAGCGTATGTCATCCAAAGGTCATATTTTCTCAGATTTCGGCGATATTGGCGATTCCTTCAACGTGCCTGTGGATATGTGCATTCGGTTGATGTAAAACATTTTGAGCacacgtgaaaataaataaagtgatgaaaattacCGGATTTTCCGCTGCAATTTATTCCCTTTCAATTTCTACCTTCGTCATTTAGTCATAGATTTCAAGGGCGAAGGTCATTCGAAGGTCACGTTGTGAACACATGTTTTAACTTCTTTCGATGACAGCTTTCTCTTAGTGAGCAAGAAAATAGGTAGTCCCttctaaaaaatatttccatcaCCGAAATCTGAGAAGATATGACCTTCGAATGACATTCGCTTGAAAAACTTATTCCTTTCCTTCACATGAAACAACTTTTCAAAATGacgtttttctgtataatcaATAATAACCAATTACCCGGGGTGGCAGAGTTGAGTGAACCATCCTCTATAAACAATAAAGCTTACCGTTATACACACACCTTCTTGAAGtctagtatttttttcatgacgCTAGAAAGAAtctggatttaaaaaaaacactatTATGTGATAATGAAACTGCGATGCTGACAGAGACAGGGAACTCATGTAATACAATAAGAAGGGGTGAAATTTCCATATATTcgagtttttcgtttttgataTGACTAAAAGAAGATGTGATCAAAAATTCCATTCAGCAAAATTTAGATTATGATAGCATGTgtgctgaaaaaaaacttgcattgtaaaaaaattttaattactacCATAATCTAAATTTTGCTGGAAGGAATTTTAGATCACATCTTTTTtagttaattaaaattttttttgcaacgcaagctttttttttcaggacaCATACTACGATAATCTAAATTTGGCCGGATGGAATTTTTGATCACATTTTATTTAGTCATttaaaatacgaaaaacgcactattgttgaaattattatacatattatatatatagtatattaaTTTGAAAGTCTGTAAAATGGTGTagagtataaatataaacgatATAGTTTCAACTTCGTTAAAAGTTACAgttaaatacatttattactCAGCTCATCCGAAGCTGTTCGTCTCTTGTTTTATAATAGCTATTATTACCGATTACCCCAATTAGTTGTAAGTTGTACAATGAATTTCTCAGCACGTTCCTGTTAGGAATTATATATCGCTGACTTTATAAACTG is a window of Neodiprion pinetum isolate iyNeoPine1 chromosome 4, iyNeoPine1.2, whole genome shotgun sequence DNA encoding:
- the LOC124216218 gene encoding protein salvador homolog 1, encoding MLSRKNKDLRTIKEGVVGKYVKKETPPEMPIINVWTTEPVRRIRRFNQSSIPSSAPVVQQPSMVQKFGNTKTTMSAVGLGSHEGKYTPNSSVPDLAQRFASLSVTSSDGTTSRTPTPMYHPELSPAISHTYVNQYAGSEYHLDRIQTPQLPYLPSEIDLGYEDYNQTPYCQNSGYNRRHSERPSSRGEPPEELPLPPGWSVDFTLRGRKYYIDHNTKTTHWSHPLEKEGLPTGWERIESPEYGVYYVNHITRQAQYEHPCYPLEMQAVRVVSPPRHTHFHSHSVLVPANPYLNEEIPHWLYVYSRASVALDRKLRWELFRLPELDCFNAMLTRLYKQELEEVVMRYEEYRSALLCEMEQRLKELKPESAGSTAGVVALRRSLP